Proteins found in one Oncorhynchus mykiss isolate Arlee chromosome 17, USDA_OmykA_1.1, whole genome shotgun sequence genomic segment:
- the LOC110519518 gene encoding transmembrane emp24 domain-containing protein 1, with the protein MDTRRTAGRGSTTCVFMALVVATCLETIRAFGHSQDSEFTFILPAGRTECFFQTAAKNVTMEVEYQVIAGAGMDVDFTILSPHGFQLISEFRRSDGVHIVEPTEEGDYQICFDNSFSRFSEKMVFFEVIIEGQPGDVGGDDEWAGLGEPESLLEYKLEDIRESIDSVHRRLERSRQMQTVLRAFEARDRNLLEDNLWRVSFWSCTSLIVMLGVALTQVYTVRRLFDDKRRVCT; encoded by the exons CACAACATGTGTTTTCATGGCGTTAGTTGTAGCGACGTGTCTTGAAACCATTCGTGCTTTCGGCCACAGCCAAGACAGCGAATTCACCTTTATCTTACCAGCCGGAAGAACCGAGTGCTTTTTCCAAACAGCTGCGAAGAACGTTACCATGGAAGTGGAGTATCAG GTGATAGCCGGTGCAGGTATGGATGTAGATTtcaccattctctctcctcacGGATTCCAGCTCATCTCTGAGTTCCGCCGCTCAGACGGAGTCCACAT TGTGGAACCCACGGAGGAAGGAGACTACCAGATCTGTTTTGACAACAGCTTCAGCCGCTTCTCTGAGAAGATGGTCTTCTTTGAG GTCATCATCGAGGGACAGCCGGGCGACGTGGGCGGGGATGACGAGTGGGCGGGGCTTGGAGAGCCTGAGAGCCTATTGGAGTACAAGCTGGAGGACATTAGG gaGTCAATAGACTCAGTACACCGTCGATTAGAGAGAAGTCGTCAGATGCAGACGGTACTGAGAGCGTTTGAGGCCAGGGACCGTAACCTGCTAGAAGACAACCTGTGGAGGGTCTCCTTCTGGTCCTGTACCAGTCTCATTGTAATGCTGGGGGTCGCACTAACTCAG GTCTATACCGTCCGCAGACTGTTTGACGATAAGAGGCGTGTCTGTACATAA